The uncultured Dysgonomonas sp. genome contains the following window.
TGCATATAGTCCGATAAATGACAATAAGTAAATTATAATATTCTTTTTCATTATCCTTTTCCTTTTATTTTATTCTATATTAAAACCGTAGCTTGTAAAATAAAATGGTAAGGTACATCGCGCATAGATGTGATAGAATCTATATATCCTTATGTCTTCCCAAGATAAACATGTTAGCTTATTTATTTGTTTTTGGAATTTAAGTTAAAATGTAAAAAAATTCATCCCAATGAACTTTTTTGTATTCTTATACACCAAACTATAAAAGCAAAAAAAAGCGTTATTGAAATAAATAACGCTTTTTTCTATAATGAATAAATTTAATCAATAATATGTTTCAGATACTGAATGATTCAATTCGATATATAAATGACCATTTTCGTCAAAGAAACGGATTTTATTTTCTCTTGATAACCAACCTAGTGCCATATTTATAAGAGAATCTTTAAAATCGGAAAATTCTCCGATTTCCCTTATGGTTAACTTACCTTTTTCTGCCAGTAAATTCCATATTATACCTGCATTAATTCCAATGTCATTTTTCAGCATAATTTACTAGTTTTAATTTATAAAATGAATCATATTTCTTTATTATCGACCAGACTTGAAGCAAACCCTCCTATTAAAGCACCATAGCTGCAATTAACCCAACATTCGGCCGATAATGGATAAGTACCCCAGTAACATGCAAAATAGAACCAATAGACAAAACCTATAATTGTACCGGCGAGTATGCCAAGCAATATGGTACTATTATTCGTAATGAAAGCCAATACCTTATTCATAATCAAAATTCTTTAGGGGCGATTCCAATAAAATTGTCCGGTATGTACCGGTTCTGCTAGCATAGCAACTTTCGTCGGCTTAGATTCCTTTATAGCTTCGCGTATAGCTCTGGCAAACAGATTATTGATTTTGTGTCCCGGGCAATTTGCGATAATTTTTCCTTTTATAAAATGACCGACCAGTGCTATGTCACCTATAATATCAAGTAGCTTATGTCTGGCCGGTTCGTTAGGATAAAGTAACGGCTTATTCATGATATATCCTAATTTATTGGCATCCTTTCTTTTCACCCCCATTACATCGGCCAGATGATCAAAATTATCTTGCTCGATAGGCTTGTCATATATCACGATAGCATTGTCCAAATCTCCGCCTTTGACCAAATTATTCTGTAGCAAAGGTTCTATTTCGCGGACGAAAACAAATGTCCGGGCAGAAGCAAAGTCTCTTGTAAATTCTGACAGGTCGTTGAGGCTTGCATCTTGCCGCCTTAATAAAGCTGAATTAAATGAGATATGCGATTGAATACTGAATGACTCATCAGGCAACAAAAGCATCGAAGATCCGGTAGCTTTATCTACCACTTTGATTCTTTTCCGCTTGAATGTTATATACTTTCTTACAGCATTCTGCTGTTGTATTCCTATCTCTTTTATTTTGCTCACATAGGCTATGGAACTTCCATCCAGAATGGGGAATTCGGGAGCATCCACGTCTATCAGGCAGTTGTCGATTTCACATGCATACAATGCTGCCAATGCATGCTCTACAGTACTGACCTGCACACCGTTGGCTGACAATACCGTGCCTCGCTGTGTAGCCGATACGTTTTCGGCCAGGGCATCTATTACAGGTTGGCCCAAC
Protein-coding sequences here:
- a CDS encoding winged helix-turn-helix domain-containing protein gives rise to the protein MLKNDIGINAGIIWNLLAEKGKLTIREIGEFSDFKDSLINMALGWLSRENKIRFFDENGHLYIELNHSVSETYY